From the genome of Campylobacter vulpis, one region includes:
- a CDS encoding SNF2-related protein, producing the protein MRKTKRQIEDEKYYGGKSLFDFIELEFSQGEENEQQNGELSQHRETANGVERISVSSSSSSLDRQENSTIQLDNTREMGGTLSKHHQESRNVRTNDTSITTSTNGTTNFREQGSGGNERAGTNGYGDTNPNSNQSQSIHSDRTTDLFSFVSRNDDERQGANARRNNQQSVLESTTRDDDFERRNFKSGQKLDFTADDEIYLGSLKDRFQKNIHAIKLLKTIEQENRYATKQEQEILNRFSGWGGIPQAFDHQNKEWEKEFKELISTLDYTEYENAKLSTLDAFYTPKIVIDTIYQGLNHLGFNNDKHTKEIFEPSAGIGSFLSYAKNYSNNYHFTCIELDSISSNILKSLHPNQTIYNKAFEHHLFDKPYDAFIGNPPFGQKKVLDPNDTTLNKSSVHNYFIGNAIKNLKEDGIAAFVVSSYFLDSKNNTIRDYIAEQATFLGAVRLPNNAFKKRANTEVTTDIIFFKKGKDLNIDNKWLESVEYYEDRFDEAEKRGLNHNIFSYFRINEYFKNNPQNILGKMDIKSSQYGHDLECLDDGRDLKIALENFVKTLPKDIYQYQETKITLSYYRINKESPEYQKYSQIISKLKDGNYFEYGGEIYMKVRSDDELVFSKPALNEHDKRRIKKLIAIRNQFNTLIEYEKNEANDVLVENQRKQLNKLYDDFVTKEGYLNREANKKAFKEDVEANKILALEKNYNAGISKNVALKEGIEPILPSATKADIFFKRTINAQKEIKISTPQEALIACINEYGRIDLNFLEANLEQPLDETLNTLEQNRLIFKDHLNPSRFILAEKYLSGNVKAKYKEVKKLIEDGFNEFANNLESLEQVLPKDLKAVDISLSLGTTWIPIKYYKQFIEETLQIDSRDYDLFLLEKTGEWNLKGLGHSLSPYVRSQYGTERIGCFDLFEHALLRKPIRIYDKKQDETGREYRELNPKETAIANSKLENLKNEFAEWIYKDYDRRTDLENIYNEKFNTNKEPQYNGENLELPNFNANIKLKKHQKNAIYRAIQESNIIFDHQVGAGKTLVAICSVMEQKRMGLLNKPLIVVPNHLARQWNDEFYHAYTNANILVATNDDLKKDNRERFFSKIATNNYDAVIMTHSQFKLIPAPYDIIKRQYEKDISILEETLKRKQDDENVMRYSVKDLEKRIENFKVKLKDLQTAHKKSKAIDFSELGIDALIIDEAHEFKNLLITTSMGDISGLGNLKGSQKAYDLYCKTQYIHEQNKKLYFLTGTPISNSITELFTLQRYIQPNTLNEKGIESFDSWASTFGEVTNAWELDSSGINYKIVARFNKFKNVPELSTMYKSVADIVTNNDIMKYQKDFVPKLYNDKPINIVAPRSEAIAEFIGIQDENGRWNEGSIVWRMEHQQDDIARNNLLACTTDARKAGLDFRLINPYYDDYADSKINKLIENVYGEYNAWNDDRGTQLIFCDLSTPKQHSQKVALIGNNLSPKPNKEDEFVNINETMEQSEEENHKSLDELLAEQSKFDVYTDILKKLVAKGIPQNEIRFIHDAKTDLQKSQLFADMNTGKARILIGSTQKMGAGTNVQKRIVALHHLDCPWRPSDLEQRSGRVIRQGNELFMRDPQNFRVKEFRYATERTYDARMWQVIESKARSIEQFRKAGADVRTLEDITSGAADAAEMKAEATGNPLILLQVQLTSDLRQEEMLYSGYKRQIHNNEESLKVNLSKIEFLQKDIIKMETLNAIIKENNNEHFQGKYYINDDENISAKDFIVLKDDTSDLNKARQAELTKNFENTIQMIANNYQKEYKVLEYKGLIISGEKTDLNTLSFYVSTPDGQTIMEPENMIYKRDDKTFFTLENYVNFGGFMKRLNNFYNDLEKFSQFNKSKIESLKKEIAELENITGDNTPIYKRKDYLEALREDNRIVIEEIEKMSKQKGYKSDFVPKSAKILEDLNRHNKIMKDRELLI; encoded by the coding sequence ATGCGGAAAACAAAAAGACAAATTGAAGATGAAAAGTATTATGGTGGCAAAAGCCTATTTGATTTTATAGAATTAGAATTTTCACAAGGAGAAGAAAATGAGCAACAGAATGGAGAATTATCCCAACATAGAGAAACTGCAAATGGCGTTGAACGAATTAGCGTTTCATCAAGTTCATCAAGCTTGGATAGACAAGAAAATTCCACAATACAGCTTGATAATACTAGAGAGATGGGCGGAACTTTATCCAAACACCATCAAGAATCTAGGAATGTCAGAACTAATGACACTAGCATTACCACAAGCACAAATGGAACTACAAATTTTAGAGAGCAAGGAAGCGGAGGAAATGAGAGAGCAGGGACTAACGGATATGGAGATACTAACCCAAACTCAAATCAATCTCAATCAATTCATAGCGATAGAACCACAGATTTATTCTCCTTTGTTTCAAGAAATGATGATGAGAGACAAGGAGCAAATGCAAGAAGAAACAATCAACAATCAGTATTGGAATCTACAACAAGAGATGATGACTTTGAAAGAAGAAATTTCAAATCTGGGCAAAAACTAGATTTTACAGCCGATGATGAAATCTATCTTGGCTCTTTGAAAGATAGATTTCAAAAAAATATCCACGCCATTAAACTTTTAAAAACCATAGAGCAAGAAAATCGCTACGCCACTAAACAAGAGCAAGAAATTCTCAATAGATTTTCAGGTTGGGGTGGAATTCCACAAGCTTTTGACCACCAAAATAAAGAATGGGAAAAAGAGTTTAAAGAACTTATCTCTACACTAGATTACACAGAATACGAAAACGCAAAACTATCTACCTTAGACGCTTTTTATACTCCAAAAATTGTCATTGATACAATTTATCAAGGACTTAATCATTTGGGCTTTAATAATGATAAACACACGAAAGAAATCTTTGAGCCAAGTGCAGGAATAGGCTCGTTTTTATCTTATGCTAAAAATTACAGCAATAATTATCACTTTACTTGCATTGAGCTTGATAGCATAAGCTCAAATATTCTAAAATCTTTACACCCTAATCAAACAATTTATAATAAAGCCTTTGAACATCACTTGTTTGATAAGCCTTATGATGCTTTTATAGGCAATCCACCCTTTGGTCAAAAAAAGGTTCTAGACCCAAATGATACAACACTTAATAAATCAAGTGTGCATAATTATTTCATTGGCAACGCCATTAAAAATTTGAAAGAAGATGGAATTGCTGCCTTTGTAGTGTCAAGTTATTTTTTAGATTCTAAAAATAACACTATAAGAGATTATATCGCGGAACAAGCAACATTCTTAGGTGCTGTAAGATTACCAAACAATGCTTTTAAAAAAAGAGCCAACACTGAAGTTACCACAGATATTATCTTTTTTAAGAAAGGCAAAGATTTAAATATTGACAATAAATGGCTAGAGAGCGTGGAATATTATGAGGATCGTTTTGATGAGGCGGAAAAGAGAGGTTTAAATCATAATATTTTCAGCTATTTTAGAATTAATGAATATTTTAAAAATAATCCTCAAAATATCTTAGGAAAAATGGATATTAAAAGCTCTCAATATGGTCATGATTTAGAATGCTTAGATGATGGTAGGGATTTAAAAATTGCTTTGGAAAATTTTGTCAAAACTTTACCTAAGGATATTTATCAATACCAAGAAACAAAAATTACATTGTCCTATTACAGAATTAACAAAGAATCGCCTGAATATCAAAAATATAGCCAAATTATAAGCAAATTAAAAGATGGAAATTATTTTGAGTATGGTGGCGAAATTTATATGAAAGTTAGAAGTGATGACGAGTTGGTTTTTTCAAAACCAGCCCTAAACGAACACGATAAAAGAAGAATTAAAAAACTCATCGCCATTAGAAATCAATTTAACACTCTCATTGAGTATGAAAAAAATGAAGCTAATGATGTTTTGGTAGAAAATCAAAGAAAGCAACTTAATAAACTTTATGATGATTTTGTTACCAAAGAGGGATATTTAAATAGAGAAGCAAACAAAAAAGCCTTCAAAGAAGATGTAGAAGCAAATAAAATTTTAGCTTTGGAGAAAAATTATAATGCGGGTATTTCTAAAAATGTCGCATTAAAAGAAGGCATTGAACCTATATTGCCAAGTGCCACAAAGGCTGATATTTTTTTCAAAAGAACCATCAACGCACAAAAAGAAATTAAAATCTCAACTCCACAAGAAGCACTTATTGCTTGCATTAATGAGTATGGAAGAATTGATTTAAATTTCCTAGAAGCCAACTTGGAACAACCGCTAGATGAAACACTTAATACTTTAGAACAAAATAGATTAATCTTTAAAGACCACCTTAATCCCTCTCGCTTTATCTTAGCCGAAAAGTATCTTTCTGGAAATGTTAAAGCAAAATACAAAGAGGTAAAGAAGCTTATAGAAGATGGCTTTAATGAATTTGCTAATAATTTAGAAAGCTTAGAACAAGTTTTACCCAAAGACTTGAAAGCAGTTGATATTTCACTAAGCTTAGGGACAACTTGGATACCTATAAAATACTACAAACAATTTATAGAAGAAACTCTGCAAATTGATTCTAGAGACTATGATTTATTCTTATTAGAAAAAACAGGTGAGTGGAATCTTAAAGGTCTTGGACATTCCTTAAGTCCCTATGTTCGCTCACAATATGGCACAGAAAGAATAGGCTGTTTTGATTTATTTGAACACGCTTTATTGAGAAAGCCTATTCGCATTTATGATAAAAAACAAGATGAAACAGGCAGAGAATATAGGGAATTAAATCCAAAAGAAACTGCAATTGCTAATTCTAAATTAGAAAACTTAAAAAATGAGTTTGCAGAATGGATTTATAAGGATTATGATAGACGCACAGATTTAGAAAATATCTATAATGAAAAATTTAACACAAATAAAGAACCACAATATAATGGAGAAAATTTAGAACTTCCCAATTTCAATGCTAACATTAAGCTCAAAAAACACCAAAAAAATGCAATATATAGGGCAATTCAAGAAAGTAACATTATTTTTGACCATCAAGTTGGTGCTGGAAAAACTTTAGTCGCAATTTGCTCTGTAATGGAGCAAAAGAGAATGGGGCTTTTAAATAAACCCTTAATCGTTGTGCCAAATCACTTAGCTAGACAATGGAATGATGAGTTTTACCACGCTTATACAAATGCTAATATTCTAGTCGCTACAAATGATGATTTAAAAAAGGATAATAGAGAAAGATTTTTCTCAAAAATAGCTACAAATAACTATGATGCTGTTATTATGACTCACTCGCAATTTAAATTAATCCCTGCTCCTTATGATATTATTAAAAGACAATACGAGAAAGATATTAGCATTTTGGAAGAAACCTTAAAAAGAAAGCAAGATGATGAAAATGTTATGCGATATTCCGTCAAAGATTTAGAAAAACGCATTGAGAATTTTAAGGTGAAATTGAAAGATTTGCAAACAGCACATAAAAAATCCAAAGCGATAGATTTTTCGGAACTAGGTATCGATGCTTTAATTATTGATGAAGCACACGAATTTAAAAATCTACTCATCACAACTTCAATGGGAGATATAAGCGGTCTTGGAAATTTAAAAGGCTCGCAAAAAGCATACGACCTTTATTGTAAAACACAATATATTCACGAACAAAATAAAAAGCTCTATTTTCTAACAGGCACACCGATAAGTAATTCAATTACAGAACTCTTCACTTTACAAAGATACATACAGCCTAATACATTAAATGAAAAAGGAATAGAAAGTTTTGATTCTTGGGCTTCTACTTTTGGAGAAGTTACAAATGCTTGGGAACTTGATAGCTCTGGAATTAATTATAAAATCGTTGCGAGATTTAACAAATTTAAAAATGTCCCTGAACTTTCTACGATGTATAAAAGCGTGGCTGATATTGTAACAAATAATGATATTATGAAATATCAAAAAGACTTCGTGCCAAAACTTTACAATGATAAGCCTATTAATATCGTTGCTCCTAGAAGTGAAGCAATAGCAGAATTTATAGGTATTCAAGATGAAAATGGAAGGTGGAACGAAGGCTCTATCGTATGGAGAATGGAACATCAACAAGATGATATTGCTAGAAATAATCTTCTTGCTTGCACCACAGACGCTAGAAAGGCTGGACTTGATTTTAGGCTCATTAATCCTTATTATGATGATTATGCAGATTCTAAAATCAATAAACTAATTGAAAATGTTTATGGTGAGTATAATGCGTGGAATGACGACAGGGGAACGCAATTAATTTTTTGCGATTTATCTACACCAAAACAACATTCACAAAAAGTTGCTTTAATAGGTAACAATTTATCTCCAAAACCAAACAAAGAAGATGAATTTGTCAATATCAATGAAACAATGGAGCAAAGTGAAGAAGAAAATCATAAAAGCCTTGATGAACTCTTAGCAGAACAATCAAAATTTGATGTTTATACTGATATTTTAAAAAAACTTGTTGCCAAAGGCATTCCACAAAATGAAATCCGCTTTATCCACGACGCAAAAACGGATTTGCAAAAAAGCCAACTTTTTGCAGATATGAATACAGGAAAAGCTAGAATTTTAATTGGCTCAACTCAAAAAATGGGTGCTGGAACAAATGTGCAAAAAAGAATTGTAGCTTTACATCATTTAGATTGTCCGTGGCGTCCTAGCGATTTAGAGCAAAGAAGTGGTAGAGTTATAAGGCAAGGCAATGAGCTTTTTATGAGAGATCCACAAAATTTTAGAGTTAAAGAATTTAGATACGCAACTGAAAGAACTTATGACGCTAGAATGTGGCAAGTTATTGAAAGCAAAGCAAGATCCATAGAGCAATTTAGAAAAGCTGGTGCTGATGTAAGAACCTTAGAGGATATTACAAGCGGAGCGGCAGATGCGGCAGAAATGAAAGCAGAAGCCACAGGAAATCCACTCATCTTATTGCAGGTGCAATTAACCAGTGATTTAAGACAAGAAGAAATGCTTTATAGTGGCTATAAAAGGCAAATTCACAATAATGAAGAAAGTCTTAAAGTCAATCTTTCAAAAATTGAATTCTTACAAAAAGATATTATTAAAATGGAAACCTTAAATGCAATCATTAAAGAAAATAATAATGAGCATTTTCAAGGAAAATACTATATCAATGATGATGAAAATATTTCCGCAAAAGACTTCATCGTCCTTAAAGATGATACTAGCGATTTAAACAAAGCTAGACAAGCGGAGCTGACAAAAAACTTTGAAAATACCATTCAAATGATAGCAAATAACTATCAAAAAGAATATAAAGTTTTAGAATACAAAGGATTGATTATTAGCGGAGAAAAAACAGATTTAAACACCTTAAGTTTTTATGTTTCAACTCCTGATGGTCAAACTATAATGGAGCCTGAAAATATGATTTATAAAAGAGATGACAAAACTTTTTTTACATTAGAAAATTATGTGAATTTCGGCGGTTTTATGAAAAGGCTAAATAATTTTTATAACGATTTAGAAAAATTTAGCCAATTTAATAAAAGCAAGATAGAAAGTCTTAAAAAAGAAATTGCAGAGCTAGAAAATATTACAGGAGACAACACTCCTATTTATAAGAGAAAAGACTATTTGGAGGCATTAAGAGA